A single region of the Halopiger xanaduensis SH-6 genome encodes:
- a CDS encoding DUF2309 domain-containing protein gives MSKPTAQSELEPEAEQTPQQSQQPDQAADRPETGTDADRDPLAATIERAAERVGSVWPLYSFVTANPLSGFEDRPFHRAVDEAESLFGGRGYPHPDVFRKARERGQIDSDVLEDELEARGIDRDPETLLEEMAEADAARDADADDATETVDRVLSKWLAAFLDEGQAKWPMPNREEGFYAAWRSVAPYDGDVPGCDDPGDLPETATEALESVLGDYPEDRWTDIAEHHFAALPGWTGFIKQRVDDETDPWQAEYPITLRDYLAVRLTLADLLDAPIEPANDERGADAGDGADDSEEVLPIPEIWLTAWEKSYRERLLEQIDGSVTDPADADKSSRPAAQLVFCIDTRSEIIRRHIEDQGSYETHGYAGFFGVPMRYRGYDAKADVDACPPIVDAEHRVVDRPDDPETTAKRDRWKGLATATRKHFKRLKANAVAAFPFVEGGGAAYGSAMAARTLAPSAIASLESAVADRVPSRHEFCSPAIDYDDHDDHSHADHDLPQGMSLEQKVGYAENAFALMGWTEFARLVVFAGHASETTNNPFDSSLDCGACAGNPGGPNARVLATICNDPDVQAELRERGFHIPDDTVFLAGEHNTTTDEITLFDGAVPESHREDLEQLRADLERAQAGAAAERLESMTDETDVDPEEAVAEVERKAADWAETRPEWGLAGNASFVIGPRELTDDENLDGRAFLHSYDWTTDPEGDALEAIMTGPLVVTQWINNQYYFATVDNGVYGSGSKVTQNALGNVGVVQGNGGDLMTGLPLQSLQLSDDESYHQPLRLTAVIHAPVERVTDILQRHDEVAELLDNGWIADLTVVDPEQDNEAFHYQGTLEWTSQSQAATAARGQEQGQISPTAQD, from the coding sequence ATGTCTAAGCCGACGGCCCAGTCCGAACTCGAACCGGAAGCCGAACAGACGCCACAGCAATCGCAGCAACCCGATCAGGCGGCGGACCGCCCCGAGACCGGCACCGACGCCGATCGGGATCCCCTCGCCGCGACGATCGAGCGCGCGGCCGAGCGGGTCGGCTCCGTCTGGCCGCTGTACTCGTTCGTCACGGCCAATCCTCTCTCGGGGTTCGAGGACCGGCCGTTCCACCGGGCCGTCGACGAGGCCGAGTCCCTGTTCGGCGGCCGTGGGTACCCGCACCCCGACGTCTTCCGGAAGGCCCGGGAGCGCGGCCAGATCGATTCCGACGTGCTCGAGGACGAACTCGAGGCCCGCGGCATCGATCGCGACCCCGAAACGCTCCTCGAGGAGATGGCCGAGGCCGACGCGGCGCGCGACGCGGACGCCGACGACGCGACCGAGACCGTCGACCGCGTGCTTTCGAAGTGGCTCGCGGCCTTCCTCGACGAGGGGCAGGCCAAGTGGCCGATGCCGAACCGCGAGGAGGGGTTCTACGCCGCCTGGCGCTCGGTCGCGCCCTACGACGGCGACGTGCCGGGCTGCGACGATCCCGGCGACCTCCCGGAGACGGCGACCGAGGCGCTCGAGTCGGTCCTCGGCGACTATCCCGAAGACCGGTGGACCGACATCGCCGAGCACCACTTCGCCGCGCTGCCGGGCTGGACCGGCTTCATCAAGCAGCGCGTCGACGACGAAACCGACCCCTGGCAGGCCGAGTATCCGATCACGCTACGTGACTACCTCGCGGTGCGGCTGACGCTCGCGGACCTGCTGGACGCGCCGATCGAGCCTGCGAACGACGAGCGCGGTGCCGACGCCGGCGACGGAGCGGACGACAGCGAGGAGGTGCTCCCGATCCCTGAAATCTGGCTGACCGCCTGGGAGAAGAGCTACCGCGAGCGCCTGCTCGAGCAGATCGACGGCTCGGTGACCGATCCCGCCGACGCGGACAAGTCGTCGCGGCCGGCCGCCCAGCTGGTGTTCTGCATCGACACGCGCTCGGAGATCATCCGCCGCCACATCGAGGACCAGGGGTCCTACGAGACCCACGGCTACGCCGGCTTCTTCGGCGTGCCGATGCGGTACCGCGGCTACGACGCGAAAGCCGACGTCGACGCCTGTCCGCCGATCGTCGACGCCGAGCACCGCGTGGTCGACCGGCCCGACGACCCGGAGACGACGGCGAAACGCGACCGCTGGAAGGGGCTCGCGACGGCGACCCGGAAACACTTCAAGCGGCTCAAGGCCAACGCCGTCGCCGCGTTCCCGTTCGTCGAGGGCGGCGGCGCCGCCTACGGCTCGGCGATGGCCGCGCGGACGCTCGCCCCCTCGGCGATCGCCTCGCTCGAGAGCGCCGTCGCGGACCGCGTCCCGAGCCGGCACGAGTTCTGTTCGCCCGCGATCGACTACGACGACCACGACGACCACAGCCACGCCGACCACGACCTCCCGCAAGGGATGAGCCTCGAGCAGAAGGTCGGGTACGCGGAGAACGCCTTCGCGCTCATGGGCTGGACGGAGTTCGCCCGCCTGGTCGTCTTCGCCGGCCATGCCAGCGAGACGACGAATAACCCGTTCGACTCGAGTCTCGACTGCGGGGCCTGTGCCGGCAACCCCGGCGGCCCGAACGCCCGCGTGCTCGCAACAATCTGCAACGACCCGGACGTGCAGGCCGAACTCCGCGAACGCGGGTTCCACATCCCCGACGACACGGTCTTCCTCGCCGGCGAGCACAACACGACGACCGACGAGATCACCCTGTTCGACGGCGCGGTCCCCGAGAGCCACCGCGAGGATCTCGAGCAGCTGCGCGCCGACCTCGAGCGCGCACAGGCCGGCGCGGCGGCCGAGCGCCTCGAGTCGATGACCGACGAGACCGACGTCGACCCCGAGGAGGCCGTCGCGGAAGTCGAGCGCAAGGCCGCCGACTGGGCCGAAACCCGCCCCGAGTGGGGGCTGGCCGGCAACGCCTCCTTCGTCATCGGCCCGCGCGAGCTGACCGACGACGAGAACCTGGACGGCCGCGCGTTCCTCCACTCCTACGACTGGACGACCGACCCCGAGGGCGACGCGCTCGAGGCGATCATGACCGGCCCGCTGGTGGTCACCCAGTGGATCAACAACCAGTACTACTTCGCGACGGTGGACAACGGCGTCTACGGCAGCGGCTCGAAGGTCACGCAGAACGCGCTCGGAAACGTCGGCGTCGTGCAGGGCAACGGCGGCGACCTGATGACCGGCCTCCCGCTTCAGTCGCTGCAACTCTCCGACGACGAGTCGTACCACCAGCCGCTCCGCCTGACGGCGGTCATCCACGCGCCCGTCGAGCGCGTGACCGACATCCTCCAGCGTCACGACGAGGTCGCCGAACTGCTCGACAACGGCTGGATCGCCGATCTGACGGTCGTCGATCCCGAGCAGGACAACGAGGCGTTCCACTACCAGGGTACTCTCGAGTGGACCTCGCAGTCACAGGCGGCGACGGCGGCCCGCGGTCAGGAACAGGGTCAGATTTCACCAACGGCGCAGGACTAG
- a CDS encoding carbonic anhydrase, with protein MATDDDGSDRDGGNADASAASVDSDPGSARNRDHDPLETLLAGNRRHVDSLPEDYFEDVQTSQHPGVVAICCSDSRVPQEHMWGVDHPGAVFTPSNIGNQVWDEDDGERIVDGGILYPIHHTETAVAAVVGHTGCGAVTAAYRVATGGDMPGPQGVDKWVEMLVPVVEEAIESGAVDADADEETVVNRLVEYNVNRQVEFLREAEEIPDDVAIYGFVYDFQGIYGDVDGRAYLINVDGETDPAAIRERVPEGYEPAAVSLLA; from the coding sequence ATGGCGACCGACGACGACGGGAGCGATCGCGACGGGGGGAACGCCGACGCGAGCGCAGCATCCGTCGATTCCGACCCCGGTTCGGCGCGGAATCGCGACCACGACCCCCTCGAGACCCTGCTCGCGGGCAACCGGCGCCACGTCGACTCGCTACCCGAGGACTACTTCGAGGACGTCCAGACGAGCCAGCACCCGGGCGTCGTCGCGATCTGTTGCTCGGACTCGCGGGTTCCGCAGGAGCACATGTGGGGGGTCGACCACCCCGGCGCGGTCTTCACCCCGAGCAACATCGGCAACCAGGTCTGGGACGAGGACGACGGCGAGCGGATCGTCGACGGCGGAATCCTCTATCCGATCCACCACACCGAGACCGCGGTCGCGGCCGTCGTCGGCCACACCGGCTGCGGCGCCGTCACGGCGGCCTACCGGGTCGCGACGGGCGGCGACATGCCCGGCCCCCAGGGCGTCGACAAATGGGTCGAAATGCTCGTCCCCGTCGTCGAAGAGGCCATAGAGAGCGGCGCCGTCGACGCCGACGCGGACGAGGAGACGGTCGTCAACCGGCTCGTCGAGTACAACGTCAACCGGCAGGTGGAGTTCCTCCGGGAGGCCGAGGAGATTCCGGACGACGTCGCCATCTACGGCTTCGTCTACGACTTTCAGGGAATCTACGGCGACGTCGATGGCCGCGCGTACCTGATCAACGTCGACGGCGAGACCGATCCGGCGGCGATCCGCGAGCGCGTTCCGGAGGGGTACGAGCCGGCGGCCGTCAGCCTGCTGGCCTGA
- a CDS encoding NADP-dependent oxidoreductase: MAETRQWRLASRPTGEPTRENFDLVTVDRPEPGPGEVLVKTLYQSVDPYMRGRMRDEESYAEPWDVGDPMQAGIVGEVVQSEADDFDEGDVVTGNLLWAEHAVADADELRPVNPELGPVSTALGVLGMPGITGYFGMLDVADPSPGETVVVSAAAGAVGSVAGQIARLSGARVVGTAGSEEKIDWLTDELGFDAAINYKETDDLEAAVAEACPDGVDAYFDNVGGPITDAVWPLLNVDARVAVCGQISLYNETEVPTGPRKLSKLIESRARVEGFLVGDYQSRWGEALESLSEFIQQDDLHYRENVVDGFENAPDAFLGLFEGENIGKQLVKVAERGE; this comes from the coding sequence ATGGCAGAAACCAGACAGTGGCGACTCGCCAGCCGCCCGACCGGCGAACCGACCCGCGAGAACTTCGACCTCGTGACCGTCGATCGCCCCGAACCCGGTCCGGGCGAGGTCCTCGTGAAGACCCTCTACCAGTCCGTCGACCCCTACATGCGCGGCCGCATGCGCGACGAGGAATCCTACGCCGAGCCGTGGGACGTCGGCGATCCGATGCAGGCCGGCATCGTCGGCGAGGTCGTCCAGTCCGAGGCCGACGACTTCGACGAGGGCGACGTCGTCACCGGCAACCTCCTGTGGGCCGAGCACGCCGTCGCGGACGCCGACGAACTCCGGCCCGTGAATCCGGAGCTCGGCCCCGTCTCGACCGCGCTGGGCGTCCTCGGCATGCCAGGCATCACGGGCTACTTCGGCATGCTCGACGTGGCCGATCCCTCGCCGGGCGAGACGGTCGTCGTCTCCGCCGCGGCGGGCGCGGTCGGCTCCGTCGCCGGCCAGATCGCCCGGCTCTCGGGCGCCCGCGTGGTCGGCACCGCCGGCAGCGAGGAGAAGATCGACTGGCTGACCGACGAGCTCGGCTTCGACGCCGCGATCAACTACAAGGAAACCGACGACCTCGAGGCCGCGGTGGCCGAGGCCTGCCCCGACGGCGTCGACGCCTACTTCGACAACGTCGGCGGCCCGATCACCGACGCCGTCTGGCCCTTGCTGAACGTCGACGCCCGCGTCGCCGTCTGCGGCCAGATCTCGCTGTACAACGAGACCGAGGTGCCGACCGGGCCGCGCAAGCTGAGCAAACTTATCGAGTCCCGCGCTCGCGTGGAGGGCTTCCTCGTCGGCGACTACCAGAGCCGGTGGGGCGAAGCGCTCGAGTCCCTCTCGGAATTCATCCAGCAGGACGACCTGCACTACCGCGAGAACGTCGTCGACGGCTTCGAGAACGCGCCCGACGCCTTCCTCGGCCTGTTCGAGGGCGAGAACATCGGGAAACAGCTCGTCAAGGTCGCCGAGCGCGGCGAGTAG
- a CDS encoding alpha/beta fold hydrolase: protein MRLLESNAMPDVDLDMDRDLDVETIDLPDGRTLAYATHGREDGAPLVFHHGVPGSCALGAVLSYAARQRGVRVIAPSRPGYGRSDPRPDGTLETWADDCRHLADELGLESFAVAGFSGGGPPALAVADRFPDRVTAAGAVSAPVPETEGPLASLARFPRVLGIALRCTRLLARRRGDAFVVDQLTERNIDDVTAQIVGHDFRTGLADRPSGAVRESQFLAGDWSLPEPEPDVPTTVWHGTEDENVPLEPVERVYADRSTVTFRTVENDHLGTLLAVRSPVVELTR from the coding sequence ATGCGCTTGCTCGAGTCGAACGCAATGCCGGACGTCGACCTCGACATGGACCGCGATCTGGACGTCGAGACGATCGACCTGCCGGACGGCCGCACGCTCGCGTACGCGACCCACGGCCGCGAGGACGGCGCGCCGCTGGTCTTTCACCACGGCGTCCCGGGATCGTGCGCCCTCGGCGCGGTCCTCTCCTACGCCGCTCGCCAGCGAGGCGTCCGCGTGATCGCGCCGAGTCGCCCCGGCTACGGTCGCTCCGATCCCCGCCCCGACGGCACGCTCGAGACGTGGGCCGACGACTGCCGCCACCTCGCCGACGAACTCGGCCTCGAGTCGTTCGCCGTCGCCGGCTTCTCGGGGGGCGGACCCCCCGCGCTGGCCGTCGCCGATCGGTTCCCGGACCGGGTCACCGCCGCGGGCGCCGTCAGCGCGCCGGTCCCCGAGACCGAGGGACCGCTCGCGTCGCTCGCCCGATTTCCGCGGGTGCTGGGGATCGCGTTGCGCTGTACCCGGCTGCTCGCGCGGCGCCGCGGCGACGCGTTCGTCGTCGACCAACTTACCGAGCGCAACATCGACGACGTTACCGCACAGATCGTCGGCCACGATTTCCGGACCGGACTGGCGGACCGGCCGTCGGGTGCAGTTCGGGAAAGTCAGTTTCTGGCCGGCGACTGGTCGCTCCCCGAGCCCGAACCCGACGTCCCGACGACGGTCTGGCACGGCACCGAGGACGAAAACGTCCCGCTCGAGCCCGTCGAACGCGTCTACGCGGACCGCTCGACCGTCACGTTCCGGACGGTCGAGAACGACCACCTCGGCACGTTGCTGGCGGTTCGGTCTCCCGTCGTTGAACTCACGCGGTGA
- a CDS encoding ABC transporter permease, with protein MLSVGFRALFRREVLRFVRRPKNTFMPPAITNVLYFAVFGLILGGRIDEIAGFPYILFIVPGLIVLGAISNAFENASFSIFHGRWNEYIHETLTSPLSYAEMVVAYVAASAVRGLIVGVIIAVVGRLFVPISIEHGLFLVATMVIITALFAGLGIIGGLVARDFDDLTVMNQFILRPLVFFGAVFYSLETFEQAWQVQISLVNPMVYMVDSVRYGLLGYSDLIEVGILPAPYADLAPLFSLGVLTTVTAVVLAIDVYLFKTGYGLTD; from the coding sequence ATGCTGTCGGTCGGCTTCCGCGCGCTGTTCCGGCGCGAGGTGCTGCGGTTCGTCCGCCGGCCCAAGAACACGTTCATGCCGCCGGCGATCACGAACGTGCTCTACTTCGCCGTCTTCGGACTCATCCTCGGCGGCCGGATCGACGAGATCGCGGGCTTCCCGTACATCCTCTTTATCGTCCCCGGGCTCATCGTCCTGGGGGCCATCTCGAACGCCTTCGAGAACGCCTCGTTCTCGATCTTCCACGGCAGGTGGAACGAGTACATCCACGAGACCCTGACCTCGCCGCTGTCGTACGCGGAGATGGTCGTCGCCTACGTCGCGGCCAGCGCGGTGCGGGGACTGATCGTCGGCGTTATCATCGCCGTCGTCGGCCGCCTGTTCGTGCCTATCAGCATCGAGCACGGCCTCTTCCTCGTCGCCACGATGGTCATCATTACGGCGCTGTTCGCCGGCCTCGGGATCATCGGCGGGCTCGTCGCCCGCGACTTCGACGATCTGACCGTCATGAACCAGTTTATCCTGCGGCCGCTGGTGTTCTTCGGCGCCGTCTTCTACTCGCTCGAGACGTTCGAACAGGCCTGGCAGGTCCAGATATCGCTGGTGAATCCGATGGTCTACATGGTCGACAGCGTCCGGTACGGACTGTTGGGCTACTCGGATCTGATCGAGGTCGGAATCCTTCCGGCGCCCTACGCCGATCTCGCCCCGCTGTTCTCGCTGGGCGTGCTGACGACGGTTACGGCCGTCGTCCTCGCGATCGACGTCTACCTGTTCAAGACCGGCTACGGGCTGACGGACTGA
- a CDS encoding ABC transporter ATP-binding protein: protein MPPAIETVDLVKEYGDLRALQELSLTVEEGEFFGLLGPNGAGKTTFINTLVGLVRKTGGEARVFGYDVEADYREARDAIGLAPQEFNVDRFFPIKEVLMHKAGYHGIPEDEAAERADEVLKRVGIYDKRNERFDWLSGGMKRRLLLARALVTDPDLLILDEPTAGVDVQLRHDLWELVTELNEEGTTVLLTTHYIEEAERLCDRVAIMNEGRKVTVATPDELKERGTDTISVRLESAPSMTPDVSAEYAHETTLDGDRLEVRVDDGGSTAPRLLNDLEAKGYEIADLEITRTSLEEIFVDLTRSEDRTVTRSSASSAGDGENGERGETAEREQEGVA from the coding sequence ATGCCACCGGCCATCGAGACCGTCGATCTCGTGAAGGAGTACGGGGACTTGCGCGCCCTGCAGGAGCTCTCGCTGACCGTCGAGGAGGGCGAATTCTTCGGCCTGCTCGGCCCCAACGGCGCGGGCAAGACGACGTTCATCAACACGCTGGTCGGCCTGGTCCGTAAGACCGGCGGCGAAGCGCGGGTCTTCGGCTACGACGTCGAGGCGGACTACCGCGAGGCCCGCGACGCGATCGGGCTCGCGCCCCAAGAGTTCAACGTCGACCGCTTCTTCCCCATCAAGGAAGTCTTGATGCACAAGGCCGGCTACCACGGAATCCCCGAGGACGAGGCCGCCGAGCGGGCCGACGAAGTCCTCAAGCGCGTCGGGATCTACGACAAGCGCAACGAGCGCTTCGACTGGCTCTCCGGCGGGATGAAGCGCCGACTGCTGCTCGCCCGCGCGCTCGTCACCGACCCCGATCTGCTCATTCTGGACGAGCCGACGGCCGGGGTCGACGTCCAGTTGCGCCACGACCTCTGGGAGCTCGTCACCGAGCTCAACGAGGAGGGGACGACGGTCCTGCTGACGACCCACTACATCGAGGAGGCCGAACGGCTCTGCGACCGGGTCGCGATCATGAACGAGGGGCGGAAGGTGACCGTCGCGACGCCGGACGAACTCAAGGAGCGCGGCACCGACACCATCTCGGTGCGCCTCGAGTCGGCGCCGTCGATGACGCCCGACGTGAGTGCCGAGTACGCCCACGAGACGACGCTCGACGGCGACCGCCTCGAGGTCCGCGTCGACGACGGCGGCTCGACCGCCCCGCGGCTGCTCAACGATCTCGAGGCGAAAGGGTACGAGATCGCCGACCTCGAGATCACGCGCACGTCGCTCGAGGAGATCTTCGTCGACCTCACCCGAAGCGAGGACCGGACGGTGACGCGGTCGTCGGCCTCGAGCGCCGGTGACGGCGAGAACGGCGAGCGCGGTGAAACCGCCGAACGCGAACAGGAGGGGGTCGCCTGA
- a CDS encoding CBS domain-containing protein: MMRSFRIGSLFGIPIKLDLTFLLVLPLFAYLIGVQIEQVSEVLNAVLGAGISVDAVTAGANPWIFGLAAALGLFVGVVLHELGHSLTARRYGFPIDSITLWLFGGVAQFTEMPEDWRQEFAIAIAGPIVSVLVGVVSYGLFSVTPAGLDGARFVLAYLAILNVALAGFNMLPAFPMDGGRVLRAFLARSRPYAKATQQAASVGKFFAVLMGIFGIIPPVNIILVGVAFFVYIAASSEAQQVTMKAAFQDVTVSDIMTPASDLHTVEPEASIADLIRRMFSERHTGYPVIERDGAGDRLVGLVTLTDAREIEPVERDAYTVEDVMTTDLETIAPDSDAMAAIDRMRANDIGRLLVVENGDLVGLISRTDVMTAFDIVQKSGALNPSRSPQTAD, encoded by the coding sequence ATGATGCGGAGCTTTCGGATCGGGTCCCTGTTCGGAATCCCGATCAAGTTGGATCTCACGTTCCTCCTGGTGCTCCCGCTGTTCGCCTACCTCATCGGCGTCCAGATCGAGCAGGTCTCGGAGGTACTCAACGCCGTGCTCGGCGCCGGAATCAGCGTCGACGCCGTGACCGCGGGGGCGAACCCCTGGATCTTCGGCCTCGCCGCGGCGCTCGGCCTGTTCGTCGGCGTCGTTCTCCACGAACTCGGTCACTCGCTGACCGCCCGGCGGTACGGGTTTCCGATCGACTCGATCACCCTCTGGCTGTTCGGCGGCGTCGCCCAGTTCACCGAGATGCCCGAGGACTGGCGCCAGGAGTTCGCCATCGCGATCGCGGGGCCGATCGTCTCCGTGCTGGTCGGCGTCGTCTCCTACGGCCTGTTTTCCGTGACGCCCGCCGGGCTAGACGGCGCCCGGTTCGTCCTCGCCTACCTGGCGATCTTGAACGTCGCGCTGGCGGGCTTCAACATGCTCCCCGCGTTTCCGATGGACGGCGGGCGCGTCCTGCGCGCGTTCCTCGCCCGCTCGAGACCCTACGCGAAGGCCACCCAGCAGGCCGCCAGCGTCGGGAAGTTCTTCGCGGTCCTCATGGGAATCTTCGGGATCATTCCGCCCGTGAACATCATCCTCGTCGGCGTCGCCTTCTTCGTCTACATCGCGGCCTCGAGCGAGGCCCAGCAGGTGACGATGAAGGCCGCCTTCCAGGACGTCACCGTCTCCGATATCATGACGCCGGCGAGCGACCTCCACACGGTCGAACCGGAGGCGTCGATCGCCGATCTCATCCGGCGGATGTTCAGCGAGCGCCACACGGGCTATCCGGTTATCGAACGCGACGGCGCCGGGGATCGGCTGGTCGGACTCGTGACGCTGACCGACGCCCGCGAGATCGAGCCGGTCGAGCGCGACGCCTACACGGTCGAAGACGTGATGACGACCGACCTCGAGACGATCGCGCCGGATTCGGACGCGATGGCGGCGATCGATCGCATGCGCGCGAACGATATCGGTCGCCTCCTCGTCGTGGAGAACGGCGATCTCGTCGGGCTGATCTCGCGGACGGACGTGATGACCGCCTTCGACATCGTCCAGAAGAGCGGCGCCTTGAATCCGTCTCGATCGCCCCAGACCGCGGACTGA
- a CDS encoding 50S ribosomal protein L16 has translation MSDKPASMYREISKPAYTRREYITGIPGSKIAQHKMGDVSKDPEDYPIQISLITEEEVQIRHGSLEASRLSANRHMLKNAGENNYKMILRKFPHHVIRENKQATGAGADRVSDGMRQAFGKIVGTAARIDEGERIFTVWCDVDDAEFAKDAFRRAYNKISPPCRIVVEKGEEKLIA, from the coding sequence ATGTCCGACAAACCTGCCTCCATGTACCGGGAGATCAGTAAGCCGGCATACACGCGCCGCGAATACATTACTGGCATCCCGGGTTCGAAGATCGCACAGCACAAGATGGGCGACGTCAGCAAGGACCCCGAGGATTACCCGATCCAGATCAGCCTCATCACCGAGGAAGAGGTCCAGATCCGCCACGGATCGCTCGAGGCCTCGCGCCTCTCGGCAAATCGCCACATGCTGAAAAACGCCGGCGAGAACAACTACAAGATGATCCTGCGCAAGTTCCCCCACCACGTCATCCGGGAGAACAAGCAGGCGACCGGCGCGGGTGCGGACCGTGTGTCCGACGGGATGCGCCAGGCGTTCGGGAAGATCGTCGGCACCGCGGCTCGCATCGACGAGGGCGAGCGCATCTTCACCGTCTGGTGTGACGTCGACGACGCCGAGTTCGCCAAGGACGCGTTCCGCCGCGCCTACAACAAGATCTCGCCGCCGTGCCGTATCGTCGTCGAGAAGGGCGAAGAGAAGCTGATCGCATAA
- a CDS encoding ATP-grasp domain-containing protein produces MIDLAVANAKETFQRMAEPLAERGIRVHHVPASERAVDLTDPPWEPDEYDVGFVYPGRLMEGGVADALLEIPWLNDHETVLTSRNKAEVLARLERADLPVPKSVYVSNDVGEAELTDVFERFEPPVVVKPNSTTRGVGVAKAHDLDSFLGICDYLSLVHDYKATGDRSFLVQEYLPDAVDYRVMVLEGEYVGAVERRLPDDAVTEGQWKHNVHRGAKATGVELPDEHRELAEAVAAALEIPFLGVDLLETEDRLVVNETNARPTIDEATKYEPGFYDRLADAIRGVAERGNE; encoded by the coding sequence ATGATCGATCTCGCGGTCGCCAACGCGAAGGAAACGTTTCAGCGGATGGCGGAGCCGCTGGCCGAGCGCGGCATCCGGGTTCACCACGTGCCCGCGAGCGAGCGCGCGGTGGATCTGACCGACCCGCCGTGGGAGCCCGACGAGTACGACGTCGGCTTCGTCTATCCCGGGCGACTTATGGAGGGCGGCGTCGCCGACGCCCTGCTCGAGATTCCGTGGCTCAACGACCACGAAACTGTCCTCACCTCCAGAAACAAGGCGGAGGTGCTCGCTCGCCTCGAGCGGGCCGACCTGCCGGTCCCGAAGTCGGTGTACGTCTCGAATGACGTCGGCGAAGCGGAGCTGACCGACGTCTTCGAGCGGTTCGAGCCGCCGGTGGTGGTCAAGCCAAATTCGACCACGCGCGGCGTCGGGGTCGCGAAGGCCCACGACCTGGACTCGTTTTTGGGGATCTGCGACTACCTCTCGCTGGTCCACGACTACAAGGCGACAGGGGACCGCTCGTTTCTGGTGCAGGAGTACCTCCCCGACGCGGTCGACTACCGCGTGATGGTGCTGGAAGGCGAGTACGTCGGCGCGGTCGAGCGACGACTGCCTGACGATGCCGTCACAGAGGGACAGTGGAAGCACAACGTCCACCGGGGGGCCAAGGCGACGGGGGTTGAACTGCCCGACGAACACAGGGAACTGGCCGAGGCCGTCGCCGCGGCGCTCGAGATTCCGTTCCTGGGTGTCGACCTGCTCGAGACCGAGGATCGGCTGGTGGTCAACGAGACGAACGCGCGGCCGACGATCGACGAGGCGACGAAGTACGAGCCGGGATTTTACGATCGGCTCGCGGACGCGATTCGCGGCGTTGCGGAGCGCGGGAACGAGTAG
- a CDS encoding Hsp20/alpha crystallin family protein: MRRDDRDEPFDDLFREIERMMNEMMNGADGNVDFNTSSTADSGFGADTHVDIHETDDEIRVVADLPGVEKDNIELECDGKTLTISAGSDHRQYDERVSLPTRVNEHTASATYNNGVLEVVFDPAEESSDISLE, from the coding sequence ATGCGCCGAGACGACCGCGACGAACCCTTCGACGACCTGTTTCGCGAAATCGAACGGATGATGAACGAGATGATGAACGGTGCCGACGGGAACGTCGACTTCAACACCTCGAGCACCGCCGACAGCGGCTTCGGCGCCGACACCCACGTCGACATCCACGAGACCGACGACGAGATCCGCGTCGTCGCGGACCTCCCCGGCGTGGAGAAGGACAACATCGAACTCGAGTGCGACGGCAAGACCCTAACCATCTCCGCCGGCAGCGACCACCGCCAGTACGACGAGCGCGTCTCGCTGCCGACCCGCGTCAACGAACACACCGCCTCCGCAACGTACAACAACGGCGTTCTCGAGGTCGTCTTCGACCCCGCCGAGGAATCGTCCGACATCAGTCTCGAGTAA